In one window of Drosophila innubila isolate TH190305 chromosome 2L unlocalized genomic scaffold, UK_Dinn_1.0 4_B_2L, whole genome shotgun sequence DNA:
- the LOC117779668 gene encoding transmembrane protein 87A: MLAHFTIVVSLLSIFATLAAGRSDPGLLDILIDQDLQPLIEQRPLLAGTKIYIKLECTSDDEVPLTINFKLTKHPCLFDGRFLKQLNDNPSAQQNVTLSQLIQTTQTKINCTHLILLRDNTEGAVTTPEEAQSAPHSKNPFSATSKPIASIAEDGIYELELTILTTPPGQKFQATVHIGFWGPHGYISAIDWPFLPFYLIMCIVYVIFGIIWLFVSFAQWRDLLRIQFWIGGVILLGMLEKAFFYAEYQTVANTGYPVYHAEVVAEFVSCAKRTLARMLVIIMSLGFGIVKPRLGPMLHRVVGVGALYFLLACVESYLRITKVKSDRSELLLATIPLAVLDTGICWWIFTSLVQTTRTLRLRRNMVKLLLYRHFTNTLIFAVIASVIFMLFALRMRRTESCTPGWRDIWIDTGFWHMLFSVLLLVIMILWRPTNNNQRYAFTPLLDNPEDEDDEDEEDQFVADAYGVKMRGTHQNGGNRTPTNSRTATTTEEDDLRWVEENIPSAMGDSALPVLDSDEEIINTKFEVSKMQ; the protein is encoded by the exons ATGTTGGCTCATTTCACAATCGTGGTATCACTTCTTTCGATTTTTGCCACTCTGGCGGCTGGAAGATCAGATCCAGGCCTTCTCGATATTCTAATAGACCAG GATCTGCAACCGCTTATAGAGCAGCGTCCATTGTTGGCTGGCACAAAGATCTACATTAAAC tGGAGTGCACGTCTGATGATGAAGTGCCGTTAACCATCAACTTTAAGCTTACGAAGCATCCATGTCTCTTTGATGGCCGTTTT tTGAAACAACTCAACGATAATCCGAGTGCCCAACAAAACGTCACTCTGAGCCAACTCATCCAAACGACGCAAACGAAAATCAACTGCACCCACTTGATTCTCCTGAGGGACAACACTGAAGGCGCTGTGACGACTCCAGAGGAAGCACAATCTGCGCCACACAGCAAAAATCCATTTTCG GCGACTTCGAAGCCAATTGCCAGCATAGCTGAAGATGGTATCTATGAGCTGGAATTGACTATTTTGACAACACCACCAGGTCAGAAGTTTCAAGCCACGGTGCACATTGGATTTTGGGGACCTCATGGCTACATTTCAGCCATTGATTGGCCATTTTTGCCg ttttatttgataatgTGCATTGTCTATGTGATATTTGGCATCATTTGGCTGTTTGTCTCCTTTGCACAATGGCGCGATCTGTTGCGCATACAATTCTGGATTGGCGGCGTCATACTGCTGGGCATGCTCGAGAAGGCCTTCTTCTATGCCGAGTACCAAACGGTTGCCAATACTGGCTATCCTGTCTACCATGCTGAAGTCGTTGCTGAATTTGTATCTTGCGCCAAACGCACGCTAGCTCGTATGCTGGTCATCATTATGAGTCTGGGCTTTGGCATTGTCAA ACCACGCTTGGGTCCCATGCTGCACCGTGTTGTGGGCGTGGGTGCACTATACTTTCTACTTGCCTGTGTAGAGAGCTATTTGCGCATTACCAAGGTGAAGAGCGATCGGAGTGAACTGCTGCTGGCCACCATACCATTGGCTGTACTCGACACGGGCATCTGCTGGTGGATATTTACGTCATTGGTTCAAACCACAAGAACGCTTCGTTTGCGCAG aaatatggTTAAACTATTACTATACAGACACTTTACCAATACGCTGATATTTGCCGTCATCGCCTCTGTTATCTTTATGTTGTTTGCATTGCGAATGCGTAGAACCGAAAGCTGCACACCT GGGTGGCGTGATATCTGGATCGATACAGGATTCTGGCATATGCTCTTCTCTGTGCTCCTTTTGGTAATAATGATCTTATGGCGCCCCACAAACAACAATCAACGTTATGCGTTTACACCGCTGCTGGACAATCCCGAGGATGAGGACGATGAGG ATGAGGAGGATCAGTTTGTGGCGGATGCGTATGGCGTTAAAATGCGGGGAACACATCAGAATGGTGGTAATAGAACTCCAACGAATTCACGTACAGCTACGACCACGGAGGAGGATGATTTACGATGGGTAGAGGAGAATATACCATCGGCAATGGGGGACTCAGCTCTGCCAGTGCTCGATTCAGATGAGGAGATCATCAATACgaagtttgaagtttccaAAATGCAATAA
- the LOC117780075 gene encoding zinc finger HIT domain-containing protein 1 yields MTGRESHRIKDAEKKRVLDEAARQRRARKALEALERDNFQDDPHADLVMSKKLPKFQDSIKNAKEKKAKRKGAEYFRAKYRKNFQQLLEEEKQKPNYETAAAPPPKKPVRHFCAVCGNFSQYSCTACGTRYCRVRCLKTHQDTRCLKWTA; encoded by the coding sequence ATGACGGGACGCGAATCGCATCGCATCAAAGATGCTGAGAAGAAACGTGTCCTGGATGAAGCTGCACGGCAGCGACGTGCTCGCAAGGCTCTGGAAGCGCTGGAGCGCGACAATTTCCAAGATGATCCGCATGCAGATTTGGTTATGTCAAAGAAGCTACCCAAATTCCAGGATAGCATCAAGAATGCCAAGGAGAAGAAGGCCAAACGCAAAGGCGCCGAATACTTTCGTGCCAAATATCGCAAGAACTTTCAACAACTACTCGAAGAGGAGAAACAAAAACCCAACTACGAGACTGCAGCGGCGCCTCCGCCGAAAAAACCTGTGCGTCATTTCTGTGCCGTTTGTGGCAACTTCTCTCAATATTCGTGTACTGCATGTGGAACACGTTATTGTCGCGTCCGCTGCCTGAAAACTCATCAGGACACACGTTGTCTTAAGTGGACCGCTTGA
- the LOC117779669 gene encoding F-actin-capping protein subunit beta — MSEMQMDCALDLMRRLPPQQIERNLIDLIDLAPDLCEDLLSSVDQPLKIAKDREHGKDYLLCDYNRDGDSYRSPWSNTYYPPLEDGQMPSERLRKLEIEANYAFDQYREMYYEGGVSSVYLWDLDHGFAAVILIKKAGDGSKMIRGCWDSIHVVEVQEKTTGRTAHYKLTSTAMLWLQTNKQGSGTMNLGGSLTRQTEQDANVSESSPHIANIGKMVEEMENKIRNTLNAIYFGKTKDIVNGLRSTQSLADQRDQAAMKQDLAAAILRRNVKPESN; from the exons ATG tCGGAAATGCAAATGGATTGTGCCCTGGATCTGATGAGACGATTGCCGCCTCAACAGATTGAAAGGAATCTGATTGATTTAATTGATCTGGCGCCGGATTTGTGCGAGGATCTGTTGTCGTCGGTGGATCAGCCGCTTAAAATAGCCAAAGATCGGGAGCATGGCAAGGATTATTTGCTGTGCGATTATAATCGCGATGGCGATTCGTATCGCTCGCCGTGGTCCAACACGTACTATCCACCGCTGGAGGATGGCCAAATGCCGTCGGAGCGTTTGCGTAAGCTGGAAATTGAAGCAAACTATGCGTTCGATCAATATCGTGAAATGTACTATGAGGGCGGCGTCTCATCCGTGTATCTGTGGGACTTGGATCACGGTTTCGCAGCTGTGATACTCATCAAAAAGGCTGGCGATGGCAGTAAAATGATACGCGGCTGCTGGGACTCAATACATGTGGTCGAGGTGCAAGAGAAAACGACTGGACGCACGGCGCACTACAAGCTCACTTCGACGGCAATGCTCTGGctgcagacaaacaaacagggATCCGGCACAATGAACCTGGGTGGCTCGTTGACCCGGCAAACCGAACAGGATGCGAACGTGAGCGAATCATCGCCGCATATTGCAAACATTGGCAAAATGGTTGAGGAGATGGAGAACAAAATACGCAATACACTCAATGCTATTTACTTTGGCAAGACCAAGGATATTGTTAACGGTTTGCGCAGCACACAGTCGCTTGCAGATCAACGGGATCAGGCGGCCATGAAACAGGATCTGGCAGCTGCAATATTGAGGCGCAATGTCAAACCCGAATCGAACTGA
- the LOC117780076 gene encoding general transcription factor IIH subunit 5 encodes MVNVMKGVLVECDPAMKQFLLHLDEKLALGRKFIIQDLDESHLFISTDIVEVLQARVDELMDRISFPLHEKDP; translated from the exons ATGGTAAATGTTATGAAAGGAGTGCTTGTGGAATG TGATCCGGCTATGAAACAATTCTTACTGCATTTGGATGAGAAGCTGGCTTTGGGTCGAAAATTTATCATACAAGACTTGGATGAGAGTCATCTATTTATCTCAACAGACATTGTTGAAGTGCTACAAGCTCGCGTAGATGAGTTGATGGATCGCATCAGTTTTCCATTGCACGAGAAAGATCCGTAA
- the LOC117780334 gene encoding LOW QUALITY PROTEIN: zinc finger protein chinmo (The sequence of the model RefSeq protein was modified relative to this genomic sequence to represent the inferred CDS: inserted 1 base in 1 codon; substituted 1 base at 1 genomic stop codon) gives MDPQQQFCLKWNSYSSNLAITFSNLFKSDLLADVTLSCDGAVFRAHKLILAACSKKFADLFENTPTNGQCVIILEATTPDNMAALLEFMYKGEVHVSQEALNSFLKSAESLQVKGLSTETGRLAAQQAQQQHMGGDSSPLDSPTGRRSMRNSLSGERGGAGVGGGAGGGGNGIGIGIGGNSGAIIGGMGNGNGMSLAGALGSMTAGGMAAAASVAASGLSALATSAGAMDRCGSSGGNIISGSVAGAGGNGGNNGPISLGSGAGAAMHXGSTGSLKQECDSLMHPSSSSSSLGMAYVPPMYHRPISFNEPLRKRILRSPYAEQEQRGSVLRDGSKNSSECPSPINKPPYHRPSSSASSTAPTEADTMHSERASPQSSRYENHSPPSTTAGNGNAASSLDRIVKSERNNGSANEANDDERELMDESTDNGAEDLRVKLENSNFSPPPVNSNTSSTTPNALLENLKNADGSLSGNLAASIAPADMLNVWNATKMNNKNSVNTADGKKLKCLYCDRLYGYETNLRAHIRQRHQGIRVPCPFCERTFTRNNTVRRHIAREHKQEIGLAAGATIAPAHLAAAATAAANANRSPXEAAATAAAAVVMSAHKEAAKQRKRKSLKMALEKCMQRRDAMASAEAVAGDGEGDGDGNGDGNGDGNGNGDGGMTGGETAAVAGLLSFEQQQQQVHHELALQIKAAMAAEQEQRAAEAEAEAEAEAMDTTANTTATTGETTTTTATTTTATTTTTTTTTDGSDAEASDLSGSEANPKGATATPTPPPTYGKMDIDEPMRSPDPESELVVVEPKIEPLSDSEEDEEHYAPMPLDDIERPHTPTSQMLMPHEAPTLTSTPKVNVDVNEQ, from the exons ATggatccacaacaacaattttgccTCAAATGGAACAGTTATTCGTCCAATTTGGCAATTACATTCTCCAATCTATTCAAATCCGATCTATTGGCCGATGTCACATTATCCTGTGATG GCGCCGTTTTTCGAGCTCACAAACTAATTTTGGCAGCCTGCTCGAAAAAGTTTGCCGATCTGTTTGAGAACACGCCCACAAATGGCCAGTGCGTCATCATACTGGAGGCGACGACGCCGGACAACATGGCGGCTCTGCTGGAGTTCATGTACAAGGGCGAAGTTCACGTCTCCCAGGAGGCGCTCAACAGTTTTCTCAAGTCCGCCGAGAGTCTACAG GTCAAGGGTCTGTCCACTGAGACGGGTCGCCTGGCCGCCCAAcaggcgcaacaacaacacatggGCGGCGACAGTTCGCCGCTGGATTCTCCCACAGGACGTCGCAGCATGCGCAACAGTCTAAGCGGTGAACGCGGCGGTGCTGGAGTTGGAGGTGGTGCTGGCGGTGGTGGCAATGGTattggcatcggcatcggtGGCAACAGTGGTGCCATTATTGGCGGCAtgggcaacggcaacggcatgAGCCTGGCGGGCGCCTTGGGCAGCATGACAGCCGGTGGCATGGCCGCCGCTGCAAGTGTTGCGGCAAGCGGACTGAGCGCATTGGCGACCTCGGCTGGCGCCATGGATCGTTGTGGCAGCTCTGGTGGCAACATCATTAGCGGCTCTGTTGCGGGCGCTGGCGGCAATGGCGGCAACAATGGTCCAATTAGTTTGGGCAGCGGCGCTGGCGCCGCAATGC TTGGGTCGACGGGCAGCTTGAAGCAGGAATGCGATTCACTGATGCATCCGAGCAGCTCATCATCGTCACTGGGCATGGCCTATGTGCCGCCCATGTACCACCGTCCCATTTCATTCAATGAGCCCCTCCGCAAACGCATCCTGCGCTCCCCCTACGCCGAACAGGAGCAGCGTGGCAGCGTCCTTCGCGACGGATCGAAGAACTCCTCGGAATGCCCGAGTCCCATCAATAAGCCACCCTATCATCGACCCTCGTCCAGCGCCAGCTCCACAGCGCCCACCGAGGCGGACACAATGCACTCGGAGCGTGCCTCGCCACAATCCAG TCGCTACGAGAATCACAGTCCGCCCAGCACCACAGCCGGCAATGGAAATGCGGCAAGCAGCCTGGACCGCATTGTCAAATCGGAGCGCAACAATGGCAGCGCCAATGAGGCCAATGACGATGAACGCGAGCTGATGGATGAGTCCACAGAT AATGGCGCTGAGGATTTGCGTGTAAAATTGGAGAATTCGAACTTTTCACCGCCACCGGTGAATTCGAATACGTCGTCAACCACACCGAATGCGCTGCTGGAGAACCTAAAGAATGCGGATGGCTCGCTGTCCGGTAATCTGGCGGCATCGATAGCACCAGCCGACATGTTGAACGTGTGGAATGCCACCAAGatgaacaacaagaacagcgtCAACACTGCCGATGGCAAGAAGCTCAAGTGTCTGTACTGCGATCGCCTCTACGGCTACGAGACGAATCTGCGTGCCCACATCCGGCAGCGTCATCAGGGCATCCGGGTGCCCTGCCCCTTCTGCGAGCGCACATTCACGCGCAACAACACCGTACGCCGGCACATTGCCCGTGAGCACAAGCAGGAGATTGGCTTGGCCGCAGGAGCAACGATTGCGCCGGCACATTTGGCAGCAGCGGCGACGGCAGCGGCGAACGCGAATCGTTCACCATAGGAAGCGGCCgcaacggcagcggcagcagtaGTCATGAGCGCGCACAAGGAGGCGGCAAAGCAGCGTAAACGTAAATCACTCAAGATGGCATTGGAGAAGTGCATGCAGCGGCGGGATGCGATGGCATCCGCTGAGGCAGTGGCAGGCGATGGAGAAGGGGATGGAGACGGGAATGGAGACGGGAATGGAGAcgggaatggaaatggagaTGGGGGCATGACGGGCGGCGAGACGGCGGCAGTTGCGGGTCTGCTCAGCtttgagcagcaacagcagcaggtgcATCACGAGCTGGCGTTGCAAATCAAGGCGGCAATGGCTGCCGAGCAGGAGCAACGtgcggcagaggcagaggcggaggcggaggcggaggctaTGGATACCACAGCCAATACCACTGCAACAACGggcgaaacaacaacaacaacggctacaacaacgacagcgacaacaacaacaacaacaacaacaacggacgGCAGCGATGCGGAGGCAAGTGATTTAAGTGGCAGCGAGGCAAACCCCAAAGGGGcaacagccacgcccacaccaCCGCCCACCTACGGCAAGATGGACATCGATGAGCCAATGCGTTCGCCAGATCCAGAATCGGAGCTAGTTGTGGTCGAACCAAAAATTGAACCGTTGTCGGACAGCGAGGAGGATGAGGAGCATTATGCGCCGATGCCACTCGATGATATTGAACGCCCACACACGCCCACCAGCCAAATGTTGATGCCACACGAAGCGCCCACTTTGACCTCAACGCCCAAGGTCAATGTGGATGTGAATGAGcagtaa